The Paenibacillus beijingensis nucleotide sequence CACTTAGAACACATCGAGCAATTAAAGGAGCATATCGAGACGGTTCAAGTCGAAATCGATCGCCTGCTCCAGCCCTATCGCGAGGAAGTAGAACTCCTGAAAACCATTCCCGGTATTCAAGAAGATGCAGCGGCGAGCATCCTATCGGAGATTGGTACCAATATGTCGGAGTTCCAAACGGAGAAGCACATCGCTTCCTGGGCGTCCGTATGTCCGGGGAATAACGAAAGCGCAGGTAAAAAGAGGAGTTCCAAGAAGAATAAAGGGAACAAGAACTTGAAAGCCGTCTTATGCCAAGTAGCCTGGGCAGCTTCTATGAGCAAAAATACCCGACTTGCCGCCTTTCACGCACGTGTCGTGAAGCGACGAGGACCTAAGAAGGCAGCGATGGCGACAGCACACCTCATATTAAAGATTTGCTATTTCGTCTTAAAGGACAAAAAACCATACGAAGAATTAGGATGGGATTACTTACCCCAAAAAGAAAAAGGACTCGACTATTGGAAGAGAAAGATCGAGTCCATGGGATATTTCATCCAAATACAGGATAACCAATCCGCCTAACTTTTAAAAAATTCTGAAAAGAAATTTTGGGGTAGTGGTTTTTTTGCGCCAAAACGAGGAAACCCGCATTTTCGTATAAAATGATAAATTAAACAGACTGGCCAGCTCGTCCAAATCTTCAAGCGTAGATTGTCCGACGATATAGGCGCTCATCAAGCGATTCACCCTTTCGTTCATTAAGAAGCGATTATTGATCCGCTGCGCGGGATATGAGTTCAAACTCTTAGCTGAACTCAGTTTATGCGCCAGCCGCGGGGCTAAGGAAGTGCTGCTCGGTGTATTCGACGGACTGCCGGGTCTGGACGAGGCATTTCGAGAAACATACCCGAAAGCCGATGTACAGCACTGTATCGTTCACAAAGTGCGCGCCACCTTCCCTAAGATCCGGGTGGAGCATAAGACAGACGTCATCAACGACCTAAAAACAATCTACAACGCGGTCGACCATGACACGGCGCTTGCCGCCTTCGATACGGTCAAAGCGAAGTGGGGCAAGCTCTATCCGAAAGAAATGAAGTCTTGGGAAAGCCAGCTGTCGACCCTGCTTACGTTCTACAAGTATCCAGCCATGATTAAGAAAGCGATCCACACTTCTAATGCAATTGAGCGCATGAATAAGGAATTTCGCAAGCGACTCAAGCCAATGAACAGTTTGACGAACATGGATGCTGCCGAGAAGGTCGTGTACCTCCAAAGTATCGAGTACAACGAGATGTATGCGGAACGTGTCATACCGGGATTCGGTGTTCAGGAGGTCAAAAAGGCACTAAACGAGATGTTCGATGCACGCTATCCGTCGTGTGCCGATTAACCAATAATTTCCGACCCGGATGGGAGGAACCCCCATCCGCAACATCGTCAGAACATTCAAACAGAAATGCTGTCCACTTTCCCAGATGGTATATCCTACCGCCTTACACAAACTTCTTGACGCTACCGGGTTCCACATACTATTCATGAATAATATGTGGAACCTTTTATGTTTAACTATCGTTCGTAGCCGAAAGTATATAAATTTTAGTTCTTGAGCCAAAATTGCACTTCATGATTACTGAATTCATTCATTATCAAAGTAGAAAATATCTGCTCATTTTTAACCTCAAGAATGTACTCCTTATACACATAATCTCTACCGCCATTTTTTTCATACCATTTATTTATTCGATCGATGTGTTCACTGTCTCCCCTAACCATCGTTTCTATTTCCTTGTACTTCTCATAACTGTCGTACTCCCAAATAGCGAATATTTCAGTCGTCGATTTATTACTCGGTATCATCCATCTTCCAACTAATCGAGCTCCATGTTTAATTTGGTTAGGCAAATTAGTTTCATTAAAATGTGCATTAAAAATATCAACAAACTCATTTTTTACGATGTAAAACTTCCTTCTATAAAACAAAATCGCCACATCCTTTCTAAAGTCTAAAAAATAATTACTTTGTGTTTTTCAGTCATTTTCCCTCTAGCTGAGCCACGATCACCTTTACGCCAAGTGCTTGAATTCGGTCGATTGCCTCTGGGTCTGCATCCTCATCTGTAATTAACAGATCTAAATCTTCAATCCGGCCAGCTTTCGCAAATCCTTCGTTGCCAAGGGAATGGTGCGTGGCAATTCCGATGCGGCGGCGAGATGCAGCAGATACGGCCCGACCGAATGCCCCTACTTCAGGAGTGGCCACAAAAATCCCTTCCTCCGAGATGCCGCCCCCAGTGACGAAGCTGACATCAAACTTAAACAGGCGGATGAATTCTGTCGCTAGTACGTCGGTAATATTTCCTGACGGCTTTACCCGACCACCAATTAGGAAGGTTTCAATCCACTGTCGTTCCCTTAAAGCATCGGCTACCCGCATGCTGTTTGTAACGATTGTAATTGGCAGTTGTTCAGGCAGATGCTTCAATAGCACATAAGATAAAGATCCGCTGCCAATAAATACAGTATCGCTTTCCCGAATATACGATACAGCTAGTTTAGCAATCGCATTACCTTGCGGAGTTCCTTCACCGTATCGTATTTCTGGTGGGGGTGGGGCTTGTCGAACCTTCGTGGATGGAATCGCACCGCCGTGGGTTTTCTTGAGCAATCCCTGATCCTCCATAATGGAGAGGTCACGCCTGATTGAATCGATGGAAACCTTGAACTTTTCCGCCAAGTCTTTGACCATTACGCGTTTTTCTTCATTCAATAATGCTAGGATTTTTTCCCGACGCTCTTCAGCAAACATCCCCGCGTCTTCCTTTTGCACGCATTATTCCTCCTTAATATTCACTTTCACTCCTACAATAACTCGATTATATTCGTTAATATGCTGTTTTGTAAATATTTTCTGCAATATTCATCTTTAAAATACTGTTTTATGCATCTTTTTCGGCTTACAGTTCTGCTGTGCAATCAACTACTCTGCTGCCCGTTATAGCTTAATGAGTGAGTTAAAATTTATCGTAAACCTGAGCATAAGCCTTTTTCATTTGCTCTCGCAGCACTTTGTTTTCATTCTCCAATGCCTTGATTTTGCGTTTTTTGGCATCATTCGTTTCACGCTTTACTTGCTTTGGTGTAAGGGCCTGGGATTGTTGATTCATGTTGGGCACCAATCAACTTGAAACAATAGAGCATTAAAAATGTGGTGAAAAAGTATTCGAATTCGCAGTACCAAGTCCCAATCCATGGAAAACTAATAGGAACAAATCCAAGCTGTAAATTTTAGACAATATGAGTCTCACAATTCCCGATGTTCCATTTACATAAAAAAATTCGGAACTTCTTATTTTATTAAAGAGGTATCAAGCTACCCCGAAAATTACTATTAGCTCAGACCCAAAAATGGCAGCACGAAACTAAGCCCAGCTTTTATGGTTTTTAAAAACTGTGCTTCTTCGCAATTTTGAGACATTGAAACGCTAAGAGGCCTCCGAATTAAAGAGGGCTACCTGAAAACCAAGATTCTCAAGCTTTCGTACGGCTTGTCTCACGATCGCTTCTTGTTGTCGCTGTTCAAAATAATGACTTCCTAAATCTTTGTAATCTTCTTTTCGTGTAAGAACGTAATAAACAATGGTCATGATGGAGTGCGCGACGGCTACGGCTGCTCGGTGTCTGCCTTTTCGGGCGGCAATGCGTCTGTACTGTGCTCCTAGGTAGTTGTCGGATCTGCATACGGAATGGGCGACTTCAATCAGTGCCGCTCGGAGATATTTGTTGCCTTTGCGAGTTTTTGAGGATTTTCGTTTTCCGGCACTTTCATTCTGCCCTGGAACTAGGCCCGCCCATGAACAGAGATTAGGGGCGGATGGGAAGCGCGAACCGACATCAGTCCCAACTTCGGCAAGGATTTGTTCTGCGGTTCGTCGGCCGATCCCTGGAATGGTATCTAGACGTTCAATGTCTTGCTGAAAAGGGTCGAGCCGTTTGGCTACCTCCGTATCCAGTTCGAGAATCTGCTCATTCAGAAAATCGACGTGTGTGAGCATCGTTTTCAGCATGATCCGTTGGTGGGCACTCATGTTGCCGCGTAAGGCCAATTCCAACTCTTCCTTCTTTTTCTTCAGTGTTCGTCGCGCGAAAGCTGCCAGCTTTTCGGGATCTTCTTCTCCCTCGATCATGGCCCCCATCATATCGCGGCTGCTCACGCCCATAATGTCGGAGACAACAGCAGCGAGCTTAATGTTGGCGCCTTCAAGGACCTTCTGAACCCGGTTATGTTCACGAGAGCGTTCCTGAATCAGGCTGCGACGGTAACGGACTAATTCGCGGAGTTCGCGTTGGTTACGGTCCGGAATGTAGCTGGGTTTGAGCAGTCCATGACGCAGAAGGTTACAGATCCACTCGGCATCTTTTACATCCGTCTTCCTGCCGGGAACAGCTTTAATGTGCTGTGCGTTTACGACGAGGAATTGAATCTCCTCGGCTTCAAGCAGGTTGACGATTGGTTTCCAGTAAACACCGGTACTCTCCATGTCCACGTGCGTACAGCGATGCTGCTTGATCCAGTCGATTAAATCCAGCAGGAACACCGTATGCGTACGAAAGGTCTTAATCTCCTTTCCTTCGGGAGTCATGACGCAAGCGGTAATGGACTTCTTGTGAACATCCAAACCGCAAGCGCGCTCGATGAGGACATCCATAACATTCACCTTTCTACGGCAATTGAAATTGAGGACTGGTGCAACAACCAGAAAGGATTACTCTACCCCGCGTGCTTCCCAAAAGGAGCGACATACCGTGGTGCACCGTGATCGTCGTAGTCAGACTAACGGATGGGTTCGCGACACCATAGCTTAACGACCTTCCTCACCAGCCGTAAGAATAGTATAGAACGCCGCACCAAAATTTTCATTACTCTGTGGTGCCCCGAGAGGGGCATGGATGGCTAACGGGCAGGATAGTGAAAATGTAAAATCCGTGTCAGAGCAAACACTATTGACAAAACCATCTACTGCGTGATACTTTATAGCTGTAGTAAGTAATACTCCATACCAGTCATACAGAATAGCTAGGAGTGATTGTGCTGGAAAACCTAACGGAAATGCTCAAAGGCGTGCTTGAGGGCTGCGTCCTTGACATTATAAGCCGCAAAGAAACCTACGGCTACGAAATCACGCGGCGGCTGAACGCTCTCGGCTTCACAGATGTTGTGGAGGGTACCGTATACACCATCCTGATCAGACTTGAAAAAAACAAGTTGGTGGAGATCACCAAGAAGCCCTCCGACATGGGACCGCCGCGAAAGTTTTTCACGATCAACGACGCGGGGCGTGAGGAGCTGCGGAGGTTCTGGGAAAAATGGGAGTTCGTCTCATCAAAAATTAACGATTTAAAGGAGAAAAAACAATGAATTTTTGGGAAAAAATCACCGGCAGCGACATGACTAAAGAATTGAAAACTTTTGAATCGCGAGCCAAAAAGCTGCCGGCTGATTATCAAGCGGCATGGGAAAAAATTAATGCCAATCTTTGGCCGCACTCAGATTTCACCGGTCGCAACCTCATGCCAATTCTTGACGGTGTGCTTGGCCTGCTCGAAGAAACGGCGGCGGACGGTCAGAGTGTCCAAGAGGTTTTGGGTGACGATATCAAAGGCTTCTGTTCAGCGCTGGCCGGCGAAGCAGGGGCAAAGTCTTTTCGCGACAAGTGGCGCGAGCAACTCAACAATAATATCGCTAAAAAATTAGGTAAATAGGAGGATAAAATGAGAATACGAGATATCATCGAAGGCAAAAAAGAGTGGCGAGCGCACGTGGCGCGTGTCAAAGCGCTCCCGCAGGATTATCAGATTGTTTATAAAGAGATTCAAAAATATCTCTTTAAGGTCGGCCCTGTTGAGCTAACCGACGGGACGGGTTTGCTCTCGGGGATTATCGATCTTTTTGAAGAGGGCGCGGCCTTGGGGAAAGGCGTGCTCGAAGTGACAGGCAGTGACGTAGCGGCTTTCTGCGACGATCTAATCAAAGATTCAAAAACTTACGCTGACATCTATCAAGAATCTGTTGACCAAGAAGTTAACAAGGCCATGAAAAAGGTTACGGATAAAACAAAGTAAAAGGGGATATCGGGATGGAAAAAGTAATTGAAGTGAAAGGTCTGCGAAAGTCTTTCAAGGACACAGAAGTCCTAAAGGGCATCGATTTTGAAGTGAAGCGAGGTGAGATTTTCGCCCTGCTCGGCTCCAACGGCGCGGGCAAGACGACGTTTGTCAGAATCCTCACCACGCTGCTCAAACAGGACGGAGGCACCGCCACCGTAAACGGATTTGACGTCGCTTCAAAACCCGAGAATGTGCGGCATGCGATCAGTCTGACCGGGCAATTTGCCGCCGTGGACGAGATATTGACCGGGCGGGAAAATCTTATCATGATCGCCAAACTGCGACACCTTAAACATCCGCGCCATGTCGCGGATGATTTACTGAATCGCTTCGGCTTGAACGACGCCGCCGACCGCAGGGTGTCCACCTATTCGGGCGGTATGCGCCGCAGGCTCGACATTGCCATGAGCCTGATCGGAAAACCGCAGCTCATTTTCCTCGACGAGCCGACCACAGGTCTTGACCCCGAGGCACGCATTGAGGCTTGGAAGATTGTCAAGGAGCTTGCCGACGATGGCACAACGGTATTCCTGACCACTCAGTATTTGGATGAGGCTGAACAACTTGCCGATAGAATTGCCATTTTGCATAAGGGGAGGATTATTGCCAATGGCACGCTTGAGGAACTGAAAAAGCTGTTCCCGCCCACAAAGACGGAGTACGTGGAAAAACAACCTTCATTGGAGGAGATATTCCTCGCAATCATTGGTAAAAAGGAGGGAGAGTAACAATGAATGAGCATTTTTTCAGCGACATGAGCGTGATGCTTGGACGTTCCATGCGCCATATTTTGCGAAGCATGGACACCATCTTCACGGTTTGCATCACTCCGATTGCAATGATGCTACTGTTCGTCTATGTGTTTGGCGGCGCAATCCAAAGCGGTATGGATAACTATGTGAACTACCTGTTGCCCGGTATCCTGCTGATTGCGATTGCAAGTGGTATATCCTATACGGCTTACCGCCTGTTTTTGGATAAGCAACGGGGGATAATTGAGCGGTTCCACTCCATGCCGATTTCGCGTTCCGCCGTGCTGTGGGGGCACGTGCTGACCTCGTTGGTATCCAACGCCATATCGGTTGTCGTCATCATTCTCGTAGCACTCATTATGGGCTTTCGCTCGTCGGCGGGGGGACTGTCTTGGCTTGCCGTAGCCGGCATACTCGTGCTGTTTACGCTGGCTTTGACTTGGGTCGCGGCGATTGCAGGACTGTCCGCGAAATCGGTGGAAGGTGCTAGCGTGTTTTCCTATCCGCTTATCTTTCTGCCGTTTATCAGTTCGGCCTTTGTGCCGACCGAAACGATGCCGTCAGTCGTACGCGCCTTTGCCGAAAACCAGCCGGTGACCTCTATCGTAGAAACCATCCGTGCATTATTGTCAAGTCAACCGGTAGGCAATGATATCTGGGTCGCTCTTGCGTGGTGCTTAGGGATACTGATCGTCGCATATTTATTTGCGGTGCGCGCATACAAACGGAAAGCTGCTTAATGTTTGCAGGCAATAAAATAATGATAGTGGTCAACAAAAACATCAAGTAAACGCCCCACCACCAGCGACGGCGTTACTTATTTGTCAAAGCGCTCGCTTCACCAGTTTTGCTCGTTGAGATTGATGCCGTCGCAGCGAAGTGATGTTCTATTACTCCTTTTATGTCAAGTAATGGGGAATAAAGATAACCAGGGAGCAGAATGCCACGGATGCCTGTTCCCTTTTTTTATTGAAGTAGGCGTCAAATCGTGGATGCCGTTAAGCTAACGGATAACGATAGCACAAAGCAGCGGCAGTCTAAGGCCTTATTTTCGAGTCCTAGTCCGCCGCTGTTTCTTTTTTTAGTGTCTGTCTAATACTCATTTTTAGAGGGTTACCGATTTACGTTTAATAACCGCATTAAATCAAGAATTCTAGTCAAAAAATTTATTTTCACTGGACAGCAGCACGTTGCAGGTCATCTCCGGACAAGCGGTTTGGAAACATAAGTTCAATACAGCCGGGCGGCAGATGAACTGCCGGCCTTCAACAACTACGTTCGGAAAATGATACGTTTTATGCCTCGTCCGATAAACTTGCCTTATAGTTGGTCCCGATCACTTCCGTAATCATTTCATGAAGCTTGACTACCGCATAATCGATAAATTCGCGGCCTTTCGCAGCACTTGCGAGTGTCGGCGCTCCGATGACGCCGTGTTTGGAAACGTCCTGCGTTTTCCACCCCGGCACGATCGGTCCTTTAATTGAAACGTGGCGGTTGTCGGTGAGCTGCGGCGACGGAAATTCGTCGGCCGCTTTCGCCATATCGACCAGGTCCGGGCGGAAAACAAGCATCAATGACGTTTCCAGCTCGCACGCGTGGAACACCCCATACTCGCCCGATTGCTGCACTTTAGCGAGAATGTCGCTCCAGAACGAGGTGAACCACCAGTCGAACACATACACTTCCATATCGTGCTTGATCCGCAGATCGCGGCTGAGCACATTCAGCAGATCGGTGTTGCCGCCGTGGCTGTTCATGAGCAGCACTTTGCCGAATCCGTGCGCGCGGATCGATCCGCACAAGTCGTCCACCATATTGTACATCGTCGTCGTCGAGAAGGTCAGCGTGCCCGGGAAATCGAGATGTTCGTTGCTTTTGCCGACAGGAATAAGGGGCGTAAGCAGCACTTCATGACTTGGAAACGTTACCCGCTGCTCCAATTCGCCGAGCAGGCTTCCCAAAATGATGGAATCCGTTCCGACCGGAAGATGCGCCCCGTGCTGTTCGGTGGCGCCAATCGGGACGATGACGAGCGAGCGCTCTTTGTCAATCGCAGCAATTTCCTTTGTCGTACAGTTGCTCCATTGGCGGATCATGCCATCAGCTCCTTTAAGTGGATTGAATGTCGGCGCCGGAATGACGCCCATGCTTTCATACCGTGCGAGCTCACTTGCCCGCCTTTACATTACCCGCTTTTCCTTCTTGGACAGCTTGCCTGCCTTACGAGATACATTATAAGAGTAAATGACCAAGCCGAGAACCGTTGCCACGTAAGGAACGGTGGAAATAAGCTCCGCCGGTATTTTCAGCAGCTGCAGCGCATTGGAGAGCGCTTCGGCGAAGCCGAACAGGAACGAGGTGATCGTCGTTCCGACCGTCGTGCTTCTGCCCATCGATTCCGCGGCAAGCGCGATCCAACCCCTGCCGGCCGTCATGTTCCGGGTGAACAGCGAAAGGTAACCCATCGACATATAAGCACCGCCAAGACTTGCGAACAGGCCGCTGAGCAGCAGCGCGATATATTGAATCTTCTTCACTTTAATGCCGACCGATTCGGCCGCGTGCCGGTTTTCGCCGACGGCCCTTATTTGCAGGCCGAGCGGCGTGCGGCTCAGCATATAATAGACAGCTGCGGCCAGCAGAATCGAGACGTAAGTGAGCACATGATGTCCCGACACGATCGGTCCGATGACGGGAATTTTTTCAACGAGCGGAATATGAATGGATGGGAGCACCTTGCTTGCCAGCGAGGAGGAAGTTCCTTTGTCCCCGGTCAGCATGAACAGCACGAATACCGTTCCCCCGATGCAAACGCGTTAATCGCAATCCCGCCCAGGATGAGGTGCGTCTTGAACTGGAGCGTGAAAAAAGCGAGAATGCCCGCCAGCAGCACGCCCGAGACCGCTGCGCACAGCAGCCCGAGCCACGCGCTTCCCGTATAAGCGCTTAAGAGCACTCCCGTCAGCGCGGATGTGAGCATGATGCCTTCCAATCCGATATTCACAATGCCCGCCCGGCTGGAAATGAGCGCCCCCAAAGCCGCAAGCAGAATCGGCGTCGTAACCCGGAGAACGGAAAAAGCAAAGTCGGTCGTCAGGATGACCGCGAGAAAATCATGCATGCTTTTGCGCCTCCTTGAGCAGCATTCTGTTTTTCCAGAACTTGAGGAACTGATCGGCTGAGACGAGCAGCAGAATGACTGCCTGCACGATCGAGATCATTTCGGCGGGAACGTCGGAGTACCGGGACATCATGTCCGCTCCGACCCGTATGTACGCAAGAAAAAGCGCCGATCCGATGACGCCGAGCGGATTGTTCTTCGCCAGCATGGCGACGAGCGCTCCGTCCAGGCCGTAACCCGGCAGCGCATTCCATTGAAACCGGTTGTACATCCCGAGCACTTCAACCGATCCTCCAATACCGGCAGCGAGGCCCGCAAGCAGATGCACAAAGATGATCACTTTGGCGGTTTTGATTCCCGAGTATTCGGCGAACTCCCGGTTCGCTCCGGTCATGCGCAGTTCATAACCCCACCGGGTTTTGTACATAAAGTAATGACCCGCGACGATGCAGCCGAGCGCGATAATAAGGCCGGTATGAATCCGGGTTCCGGGGACGATCCTGCTCAGCAGCGCGGTCGGATCGAACTTGAATGAAGCGGTCTGAAACGCGGCCGCATCCCGAAGCTTGTAATTGAGCAAATATTGGCCGACGCCGTAAAGAATGCTGTTGAACATGAGCGACGTAACCAGCTCGTTCGCATTCCATTTTGCTTTCAGAAAACCGGTAACCGCCGATATTAAAGCCCCGACGATTCCTCCCAGCACGATCGCGGCGACCGGATGAAGGAAGCCGCCCAGACTGAAATGAATGGCAACGGCGGCCGCCGTCAATCCCGAGAAGTAAAAGATGCCTTCCGCGCCCAGGTTGAACATGTTCATCTTAAACAGCAGCGACAGAGCAAGGCCCGTAAACATGAGCGGAATGGCCATCTCGACGATGTTTCCCGCATGCGACATGGAAGACAGAGGTTCATATAAAAAAATAAAAATGGTTTCCAGTGGCTTGCTGCTCACAAAGGAAATCATAATAAACGTAAGAAGCAGCGCAATCAATACGACTGCGGCAGTCCGTACGAATTCGAAATGTTTGGACTTAATCATTGACGGCCCCCCTGACCTCGTCCTGTCTCTTGATGCCGAGCATATAAAGTCCCAGCTCCTGTTCCGTTATTTCGGACGGTTTGTCGAAATGGGCAACGATCTCGCCTTCATACATCACGAGCAAGCTGTCGCTCAGCTCCAAAATTTCATTCAAATCGGCGGAAATGAGCAAAATCGCACATCCGCTGCTCCTCAGCTCCAGCAGCTTGCGGTGAATGAGCTGCGCCGCCCCGACATCGACGCCCCGCGTCGGCTGCTCGGCGATGAGCAGCTGCGGGTCGGTCGAGCTTTCCCTGGCGACGACGACTTTCTGCATGTTGCCGCCGGACAGCATGCCGATTTCCTGGGTTGGACCCGACGTTTTAATTTGGAAATCGGCAATTTGCGATTCCGTCAGCCTCATCATCTTCGTCCGTTTCAGCCAGCCGAATCGGCTCCATTCTTTATGCTTGTACCGGGTCGAAATCAGATTGTCGAGTATGCTCGCCTCGCGTGCCGTTCCCTGCCTCATCCGGTCTTCGGGAATGTACGAGACGCCAAGGCCGCGGATCGCTTCAATATCGAGCTTGCCGACCGCAGTCCCGTTCACCTCAACGGTGCCGCTGTCGCCCTCAAGCCGGCCCGTAACGGCTTCCACCAGCTGTGATTGTCCGTTGCCTTCGACGCCGGCAATGCCGACGATTTCTCCTTTGCGGATCGACAGCCGGATGCGGCTTAAGATCGGCTTGCCCTGTTTGGTGCTGCAGGTGAAGTCGTCGATCTGCAGCACTTTTTCTCCCGGCTGCCGGCTGGTCTTCTCGTATTTCAGCACGACGTCGCGTCCGACCATCAACCTGGAAATCTCCTGCTCGGACACTTCACTGATGTCGAATATGCCTTCCGTTCTGCCGCTGCGCATAATCGTGATGCGATCGCAAATCGCCTTCACTTCTTTCAGCTTGTGGGAAATAAATACAACCGTATGGCCGCTTTCCTTCAGCAGCTTCAGCTGTCCGAACAGCTCCTCGGTTTCCTGGGGAGTGAGCACGGCCGTCGGCTCGTCGAGAATAAGAATGCGGGCGCCTCTTACGAGCGCCTTCAAAATTTCAACCTTTTGCTTCATCCCGACCGACAGATTTTCCACCTTCTCCGCAGGATCGACCTGCAGGTTGTACTTGGCGGAATACTCCTTGGTCAGCCTGACGGCTTCGCGATAATCGATCGCAATCCCTTTCTTCGGCTCCATCCCCAGCACCATGTTCTCCGCAACGGTAAACGAGTTGACAAGCATGAAATGCTGATGCACCATGCCGATGCCGAGCGCGATCGCATCCTGCGGGGTGTGCAGCTTGACTTTATTGCCTCTGAGATAAATGTCGCCCTCGCTCGGCTCTTCCATGCCGAACATCATCTTCATCAAGGTCGATTTGCCGGCGCCGTTCTCCCCGGCAACGGCATGAATTTCCCCGTCGTACAACGAAAAATGAACATTCTGGTTCGCAACGACTCCATTCGGGTACACCTTCGTAATATTCCGCATTTCAAGCAAAGCGTCTGCCATTGTGAAGCCATCCCCCCCTTATGCCGGTACCAAACGGAAAGATTTGACGGAAAAAAGGAAATTCCGAAGAATCTCCTCTTTTCGTCAAATCTTGCGGACGTTACGGTTTAACGGAATTGCGGATTTGCTCGATCGCGGAAGTTTCCATGCTGTTCGCATCGTCGACGGTAATTTCTTTGTTCAGCAGCTTTTGCTTAATTTCGTCGATTTTTCCTT carries:
- a CDS encoding ABC transporter ATP-binding protein, with product MADALLEMRNITKVYPNGVVANQNVHFSLYDGEIHAVAGENGAGKSTLMKMMFGMEEPSEGDIYLRGNKVKLHTPQDAIALGIGMVHQHFMLVNSFTVAENMVLGMEPKKGIAIDYREAVRLTKEYSAKYNLQVDPAEKVENLSVGMKQKVEILKALVRGARILILDEPTAVLTPQETEELFGQLKLLKESGHTVVFISHKLKEVKAICDRITIMRSGRTEGIFDISEVSEQEISRLMVGRDVVLKYEKTSRQPGEKVLQIDDFTCSTKQGKPILSRIRLSIRKGEIVGIAGVEGNGQSQLVEAVTGRLEGDSGTVEVNGTAVGKLDIEAIRGLGVSYIPEDRMRQGTAREASILDNLISTRYKHKEWSRFGWLKRTKMMRLTESQIADFQIKTSGPTQEIGMLSGGNMQKVVVARESSTDPQLLIAEQPTRGVDVGAAQLIHRKLLELRSSGCAILLISADLNEILELSDSLLVMYEGEIVAHFDKPSEITEQELGLYMLGIKRQDEVRGAVND